DNA from Pseudomonas mendocina:
CGATCTTCACCGACAGCGGGCGCACCGGTAGCGAACCCATGGCTTCGCGCAGGGTGGAGAGCAGGTCTTCGGCTTTCTTGGCGCTGGCACTGTCCACCAGAATCAGGCCCTGCTTCGGCGCGATGGCGGCGAAGGTGCCGGATTTGCGAATGAAGGCGCGCGGCAGGAACGCCTGCACGATCTCGTCTTTGATCTGGTCGCGCTCTTTCTTGTACACCTTGCGCATCTGGGTGTTCTCGATCTCGTCGACCTTCTCCTTCAGCGCGTCGCGCACCACCGAGCCCGGCAGGATGCGCTCTTCCTTGCGCGTGCCAATCAGCAGGAAATCGCCGCTGACGTGTACCAGAGGTGCGTCGGCGCCTTTGCCAAAGGGGGCGGTGAAACCATAGGTGGTCAGCTCTTGGGTAGCGCAGGGGCGGGCCGGCTTGCTGGCCAGTGCGGTCTCCAGTGCTTCGGCGTCGAAGGGAATGTCCTGAGTGAGGCGGTAGACCAGCAGGTTACGGAACCACATGAGCGGGTGACTCTCCATTGGTATTGAGGTCGCAGGCAGCGTCTTCCTGGGCTTTCTCGCTTGGAAAGGGCGGGGCTGCGACGGATGTAAGGGTGTGGACAGTTTGCGTGATCGCGATTCGTCCATCGGCACAGAGCGCGCATTATTCTCCGCTGGCGAGCTCAGGCCAACCCTGACCACGGGCCTGTGAGAAAATTCGCCGGTATCGCCTAAGTTCTTGCTGGGCCGATGAATTTTTTTGCATGAGGGGCTTGCCAAGGCCCGGATCGCTCTCTAGAATGCGCCCCACTTCGAGAGTGAAGGGTGATTAGCTCAGCCGGGAGAGCATCTGCCTTACAAGCAGAGGGTCGGCGGTTCGATCCCGTCATCACCCACCAATCTCGCAGTTACGCGCAGCGGTAGTTCAGTCGGTTAGAATACCGGCCTGTCACGCCGGGGGTCGCGGGTTCGAGTCCCGTCCGCTGCGCCATTTCTATCCTCGCTTCATCCCCTCCTGTGACAATCATTCGGCACTCGCCGAAAACTTCAGAAAATTCCTTTGTTTGCTTGAACTTATGCGCACTGCTCGGCTCCTATGCCGTAGCCAGTTATCGTGGCGGACTGCTAAGCTCGCGCTTTCACACGACGGCCTTCGGGCGCATCTACAAGGAACAAGCATGAAACAGCATCGTTTGGCGGCGGCAGTTGCCCTGGTGGGCCTGGTGCTAGCCGGTTGCGATTCGCAAACCAGCGAAGTCGAACTCAAGAGCCCGGCGCAGAAAGCCTCCTATGGCATTGGCCTGAACATGGGCCGCAGCCTGTCCGAAGAAGGCATGGACGATCTGGATTCCAAGGCCGTCGCCCAGGGTATCGAAGACGCGCTGGCGAAGAAGGAGCCACGCATCAAGGACGAAGACATGATCGAGGCCTTCTCCTTCCTGCAGACACGTGCCGAAGAGCGCATGGTTGCACTGAACAAGGAAGCGGCCGAAGCCGGCAAGAAATTCCTCGAAGAGAACGGCAAGCGTGACGGCGTCGTGACCACCGAGTCCGGCCTGCAGTATGAAGTGGTGAAGAAAGCTGACGGCGCACAGCCGAAAGAAAGCGACGTGGTGACCGTTCACTACGAAGGCAAACTGACCGACGGCACCGTATTCGACAGCTCCGTCGCTCGTGGCAGCCCCATCGATCTGCCGGTTGGCGGTGTGATTCCGGGCTGGGTCGAAGGTCTGCAACTGATGCACGTTGGCGAGAAATACAAGCTGTATATCCCCAGCGAGCTGGCTTACGGCGAGCAGAGCCCGTCTCCGGCTATCCCGGCCAACTCGGTCTTGGTGTTCGATCTGGAGCTGATCGGCATCAAGGATCAGAAGGCCGCCGAGCCGGCTGCCGAGTAACACTTTCGTGTGTCAGCACAACGCCCTGTCTTGACGGGGCGTTGTCGTTTCTGGAGGGTATCGGGTATCGCGCTGGTGCTTGAGTGTTACGCTTATGCACATCATGGGAAGCATTCCCAATAAGCGC
Protein-coding regions in this window:
- the rdgC gene encoding recombination-associated protein RdgC, which produces MWFRNLLVYRLTQDIPFDAEALETALASKPARPCATQELTTYGFTAPFGKGADAPLVHVSGDFLLIGTRKEERILPGSVVRDALKEKVDEIENTQMRKVYKKERDQIKDEIVQAFLPRAFIRKSGTFAAIAPKQGLILVDSASAKKAEDLLSTLREAMGSLPVRPLSVKIAPTATLTDWLKTQKAAEGFFVLDECELRDTHEDGGVVRCKRQDLTSEEIQLHLSTGKQVTQLSLAWQDKLSFVLDDKLTIKRLRFEDVLQEQAEQDGGDDALAQQDASFILMMMTLVEFLPELFTALGGEEIPQGI
- a CDS encoding FKBP-type peptidyl-prolyl cis-trans isomerase, with the translated sequence MKQHRLAAAVALVGLVLAGCDSQTSEVELKSPAQKASYGIGLNMGRSLSEEGMDDLDSKAVAQGIEDALAKKEPRIKDEDMIEAFSFLQTRAEERMVALNKEAAEAGKKFLEENGKRDGVVTTESGLQYEVVKKADGAQPKESDVVTVHYEGKLTDGTVFDSSVARGSPIDLPVGGVIPGWVEGLQLMHVGEKYKLYIPSELAYGEQSPSPAIPANSVLVFDLELIGIKDQKAAEPAAE